In Mycobacterium branderi, the DNA window CCGGGGTGGTGATGGGCGTAGCTGCGGTAGGCGCCGGCCATGACCAGCACGGCGTCGTCGCGGGCCCGGCCCTCGCCAACCCTGTTCAGCATCGTGATGATGTCGTCGATCACCCGCATGCGCACCGTGCGGCGCAGGTCTTCCAGGCTGTGCACGTGGTTGTAGAGCGACGGCCCCTTGGTTCCCAGCTGCGTCGCCAGCGCGTTGATGGTCAGCGCGTCCCAGCCCTCCCGGTCTAAGAAGGTGAGCGCGGCGTTGATGATGATGTCGCGGCTCAGCTTCGCGGGGCGGGCGGTCGACTTGGTCGCGGCGCGCGAGCGACCACCGGCTGCTTCCGGCTCTGCTGCCATGGTGATCGCCCTTCGGTTTGCCTCGACCCGCTTCCCAATTGGACCGGGGTCAGCGAAGAACTCTAGTTGACAAATCCGGGAAGCCGGCCATTGCACAGGGCATTGCACGTAGGCTCTCCTCGAGCAGATCACCCGCCACGGCGAGAGGAACGCGCGGTGAAATGGACGACCCTTGGCCGCACGTCGACGGCCTGTGCGATCGCCATTGGTTTCGCATTGTTCGCCGGGGCCCCAACCGCATCCGCCAAGAACGGTGACACGCACATCACCGGCGAAGGTGTCGAGCAGACCGTGGACTGCAACAACGCCACGCTGATCGTCAACGGCACGTCCAATTCCGTCAACGCGCTGGGAACCTGCTGGGCGGTGACGGTCATGGGTTCGGGCAACACCGTGGTCGCCGACACTGTCGTCAACGACATCACCGTCTACGGTTCCGACGAGACGGTGTACTTCCGCAACGGCGACCCGGTCATTTGGGATCGCGGTCGCGAACTGGGCATGGTCAACCGGATCAACCGTGCAGCGTGAGTTTTTTGCACAGCCACAACCGGAGAATCGAGGAACAAATGCGCGCGTACACGATTCTGGCGCTGTCTGCGGCAGTGGTGGTTTTCGGGCTGGCCGGCTGCGGATCGCATGAGAAACACGCGACGCCGTCGACCAGCACCACGAGCGGGAGCACCGGCGCACAGTTCGAGGTCGGCAACACGATCAACTACGGATCGTTCGGAACCACAACCGATCTCGACTGCGCCGACGGGAAGTCGCTGAATGTCGGCGGTTCCAACAACACGCTGACCGTCAAGGGCACCTGCGGGACGGTGAGCATCGGCGGCGCCGACAACAAGATCACCTTCGACAAGATCGACAAGCAACTCAGCGTCGTCGGTCTCAACAACACGATCACCTACAAGAACGGCGACCCCAAAGTCGACAACCTGGGTTCGGGCAACACGATCAACAAGGGCTAGGTTCTTCCGCGTCAAGCGCTGGCGCCGTGGCGGCCCGCGCCGGCCGCGAAGCGTCCCGCACCTTCCATCGCCTCGGCGCTGACGCGGGAGATGCTGGCGAATTCGTAGTCCAGCGCCTCCGATTCGGTTGCGCCCCATTGGTGTAGCGCCGAGAGTCGATCCGATCGCATGCACTGCTGCGGCAGCGCGGCCAGCTGCGCGGCCAGCTCCTCGGCGGCCTGGCGGGCCTGCCCCTTGGGCACGACGCGATTGGCCAGGCCCATCGCGTGGGCTTCGGTGGCGTCGACGCCGCGGCCGGTGAGGATCATGTCCATCGCCCGGCTGTGGCCGATCAGTCGGGGCAGCCGGATGGTGCCGCCGTCGATCAGCGGGACGCCCCAGCGCCGGCAGAACACCCCGAAGACCGCGTCCTCCTCCGCGACCCGCATATCGCACCACAGCGCCAGTTCCAGGCCCCCGGCCACCGCATACCCGCTCACCGCGGCGATCACGGGCTTGGACAACACCATTCGCGTCGGGCCCATCGGCCCGGGGCCGGTCCGGTGCACCTGGTTGGCGTCCGGTGTGCCGAATGCCTTCAAATCGGCTCCCGCGCAAAACGTTCCACCGTCCCCCCACAGCACCGCCACCGACGCGGCATCGTCGCGGTCGAACTCCTCGAACGCGGCGAACAGGGCGGCAGCCGTCGGGCCGTTGACGGCGTTGCGGGCCTCCGGCCGGTTCAGGATCACGGTGGTCACCGGGCCATTGCGCTCTACCCGCACAGGCTCGCTCATCTCGCCTCCACTAGTTGGATGCCGTCACGCCGCTTGGTCAGTTCGGCGGCGAAGTCGTGGTAGGCGGCGCGCAACTGGGCGCCGGGCCAGTCGGCAGGCAGCAGTTCGCTCGGCAGCATGGGGTCGCTCAGCAGGTGGCGAACGATCGCGGCGGCCACCACGAACCGGCCGGGAATGTCGGAGGCGGCGGCCATCTCGTCGAGCAAGCCGTGGCCGGCCTGCGACCACCCCGGCAGATCCCACAGCCGCCCGGCCAGGTCCGCGGGCTCGTCGTCGCGGGCCTTGAGGATGCGCAGCCGGCAACGGATCTCGGCGTCCAATTCGAGCGCCATGTTGTCCGGCCGCATCCACACCCCTTCGCGCAGTTCGCCGAACCGATTGTCGTGCAATGTGGTTCGCAGGGTGGCGCGAGTGCGTGCGTCGGTGCCGATGCTGGTGACGATCAAGGTGGTCCAATAGCCGCGCCACGGCTTTACCCGCAGGCTGATCGCCTCGTCTTGGCGGCGCTGGCGGGCCAGCAGCCGGTCGGACAGGCGGTACCCGTCGGCGGAGCGGATGAGGTCCCCGCCGCTGACCATCCTGGTCAGCGCGACCCGTAGTGTGGGCTCTTTGATACCGAAATCACTGGTGAGCCTGATCAATTCGGCAGCGCTGGCCCATGCGGGGTGAGCGCCCAGCAGCACCGACAGCACCACCGAGCGGGCCGTCATCTTGCGCATGCCTAGACCCCGGATGCTTGGCGGCCGTAGTCGCCGAACGGCTGGTCGCGATGCTTGACAGCGTCGCGGAAGCCGTGCTCGACGGCGTCGGCGACGAACGCATGACCCTCCGGGGTGTGCCGGGCGATGCCGTCGAACACGGTGCTGACCATTCTGCTGGTCGCCACACCTTGTTGCAGCAGCGCCGAATTCAGCGCGAGCTTGACCATGATCAGCTGGTTGACCGGTACCGCGGCGATGCGCTCCACGAGTCTCTCGGTGCGCTCGTCGAGATCCTTCGGATCCGGCGCCTCGACCGCCAGGCCCCACTCGGCGGCTTGCGTGCCGGTGATGCAATCCCCGGTCAGCAGAAGGCGTTTGGCGCGCTGGTCGCCGAGCCGGTGGGCCCACAGCCCCGCTGCGGGCACTCCCCAGACCCTGGTCGGCGGGTAGCCGATCTTGGCGTCGGAGGCGGCGATCACCTGGTCGGCGTGCAGCGCGATGTCGGTGCCGCCGGCCACGCAGTAGCCGTGGATCTTGACCACCGTCGGCTTGTCGGCGTGCATCAGGGACGAGAACCCGCGCACGAAGCGGCTCATCATCTGGTAGTCGATCATCGGGTCCCACGGCTGGTTGGGCAGATGGTTGACGGCCTGGGTCTTACCGTCCAGCACAGTGCCCTCGTACGGCCCGGTGCCGCCGGCCGAGGAGGTCCGGTCGGCATACGCGCTCAAATCGAAACCGGCGCAAAACCCTTCACCCCGCCCGGAGACCAAGATGACGTGCACATTGGGGTCCAGGTCGGCGCGCTCGACGAGCGCCGAGAGTTCCAGCGGGGTGTCGGCGATGATCGCGTTGCCCTTCTCGGGGCGGTTGAAGGTGATTCGCGCAACCCGGTCGGTGACCTCGTAGGTCATCGTCTTCAGGTTGTCGAAGTCGACCGGCCTGATCGCGTGAGTCATCCCTTGACCATCGCACGCTCGAGGATCGGCGCCAGATCCAGCCCAGTGGGCATGGTGCCGTAGGCGCCGCCCCACTGGCCGCCGAGCCGGGTGGCCAGGAACGCTTCGGCAACAGCAGGATGGCCGTGACGCACCAGTAGCGAGCCCTGCAGCGCCAGGCAGATGTCCTCGGCGACCCTGCGGGCCCGGTACTGGATCGTCTCCAGATCCTCCAGCTGCGGTCGCAGACGCTCGACATGCGCGTCCAGCCGCGGGTCCTGGCCCGCACTCTTGGCCAGGTCGGCGAACAGCACCTCGACGCATTCGGGCCGAGTTGCCATGGCGCGCAAGGTATCCAGCGCACTGACATTGCCGGAGCCCTCCCAGATGCCCATCAGCGGCGCCTCCCGGTACAGCCGCGGCATGCCGAAGTCCTCGATGTAGCCGTTGCCACCCAGACATTCCATCGCCTCGGCGGCGTGCGGGGTGGCTCGCTTGCACACCCAGTACTTGGCGGCGGCCAACCCGATCCGGCGCAGCAGCGCCTCGGTCTGGTCGCCGCGCACCGCGTTGTCGGTGGCGCCGGCCATGCGCATCGCGACCATCGTGGCCGCCTCGGCCTCAACCGCCAAGTCCGCCAGCACATTACGCATGAGCGGCTGGTCGATCAGATACGCGCCGAACGCCTTGCGGTGCTGGGCGTGATGGACAGCCCGGGTCAGCCCGCTGCGCATGCTGGTGGCGCTGCCCAGCGCACAGTCCAGCCGCGTCAGGTTGACCATCTCGATGATGGTCGGCACGCCGCGACCCTCCTCGCCGACCAGCCAGGCGACTGCCCCGTCGTACTCGACCTCGCTGGACGCATTGGCGTGGTTGCCCAGCTTGTCCTTGAGCCGCTGCAACAACATTCGGTTGCGGCTGCCGTCGGGCAGCACCCGCGGCAGCAAGAAGCACGACAGCCCGCCCGGCGCCTGGGCCAACACCAGGAAGATGTCGCACATCGGCGCCGAGGTGAACCACTTGTGTCCGGTGAGACGATAGCTGCCGTCGGCGTTGCGGGTGGCCTGGGTGGTGCCGGCGCGAACGTCGGAGCCGCCCTGCTTTTCGGTCATCGACATGCCGGCGGTGATTCCGGCCTTGGCCGTCGGCACCTTGAGTTCCGGGTCGTAGACCCGGCTGGTCAGCAGCGGCTCGTAAACCTTTGCCAGCTCCGGGTTGTGCCGCAATGCCGGGACGACGGCGTAGGTCATCGAGATCGGGCACATATGGCCGGGTTCGGCGGTCCAGACGCTGGTCTTGGCCGCCCGCACCACATGCGCGCCGGGCTTTGTTTCCGCCCACGGCGCGGCATGCAGGCCGTGCGCGATAGCCGTGCGCATCAGCTCGTGATACGCCGGGTCGTACTCCACCTCGTCGATGCGGTGGCCGTAGCGGTCGTGGGTGTGCAGGATCGGCCGGTTGCGGTCGGCCAACTCGCCCCAGCGCTGGGCTTGGGCGCTGCCGGAGATCGCGCCGAGTTCGGTGACCTCGTCGAGACCCCACTGCCCGCCCTCGCGGATCAGCGCCTCGACGAGAACCGGCGACGTGGCGGGGTTGTGGTCCTCCAGTGGCGGGACCTGGTTGGTGACGACATGCGTGTCTGGCATACGCCCAGTGTTACACTTTTCCGACAGTCGCACAAGAGACGTAATATTCAGTCGGCGTGTGCCGCGAAAAACCGCCACAGCGTCGACGTCGCGAATTGCGGCCACTCGTGCCCACCACCGTCGACGGTCATCAGGACCACGCTGCGGTTGTCGGGACACTCGGCGGTCGAGGTGGTGACCCGGCGCTCGGTGCTGGTGGTGGGCGGCGCGCAGTGGTCGACGTTGCGCCAGAAGGCATTCACCTGCGGCACCGGTGGGCCGTCGATGTGCGCGACGCCGGCGCCGCGTCCGCCGTTGTAGCGGATGTTCTGGTCGCCGGTCCCATGGATGTGCATCACCGATGTGCGATGCGGCGACGAGCAGGGGTCGAGTTGGGTGGCCGCATCGGGACCGATGGCCGCGAACATGCCGGTGTGGCACGCCAGCGTGTAGGCCATGATGCCGCCGTTGCTGATCCCGGTGGCGTAGATCCGCGATGCGTCGACCCCGATCGCGTGGCTGATCTCGGTGACGGTCGCGATGATGAAGCCGACGTCGTCGACGCCGTCGCGGCTGGGTTGGCCGCAACATCCGCCACCGGTGTTCCAGGCCCGCCCCACACCGTCGGGGTAAGCGACCAGAAATTTCATCGTGTCGGCCAATTGGTTCCAGCCGTAAGCCTTTTCGGCTTGCCGCGCGCTACCGAACCCGCCGTGAAGCATGACCACCAGCGGTGCCGACTCCGGGAGCCCGGCCGGCTTGTACACCCGATAGGTCCGGTCCAGGCCACCGACGCTGATCGTGTGCACGCTGGTACCGTCCGGCAACGCGGCCGTCGCGGGCGGGGACGCCGCACATGCCGCCACCGTCGCGAGCACACCGAGCAGCGCAGCGAGCCGGGCGATCATGGCTAGCCGACGCGGTCGCGCAGGAAGGCGATGTCGTCCTTGCGGCCTTCGTCGGCGGTTTCGCAGACGACGGGCGCGTTGGCCGCTTTCACCACGGCGACCAGCAGCTCGGGATCGATCTGGCCGGAGCCGATGTTGGCGTGGCGATCCGCGCCCGAGCCCGCCGCGTCCCTGGAGTCGTTGCAGTGCACCAGATCGATGCGGCCGGTGATCGCCTTGATGCGGTCGACGGCATCGATAAGCGCCTCGCCGGCCGCCCACGCGTGGCAGGTGTCCAGGCAGAAACCGATACCCGTGTCGCCGATGTGGTCCCAGAGCCGGGCGATGGTTTCGAAGTGGCGGGCCATCGCGTGGTCACCGCCCGCGGTGTTCTCCAGGTAGACCGGCACCTCGGTTTCCAGGCGCTCCATCGCCTTTCGCCAACGTTCGCAACCGGCGGCGATGTCGTCGTCGTCAACGTGGCCCCCGTGCACGATCACGGCCGTGGCCCCGACCTCGGCAGCCCCATCGCAGGTGTCCTGGAGAATTTTGCGCGACGGGATCCGTACCCGGTTGTTCGCCGACGCGACGTTGATCAGGTAGGGCGCGTGGACGTAGAGCGGGATGCTCGACGCCTTCAGCTCGGCCGCGTCGTCGCGTGGTTTCGGCTTCTTCCAGCTCTGCGGATTGCCGAGGAAGATCTGCACCAAGTCGGCGCCGTCGGCCGCGGCGGCGCCGAGCGGATCTTTCGGGCTTACATGCGAACCGATGAGCACGCGGCAAGTGTAGTGCGTGCGCTCATCCCCGCCGAGTGTGAATCCGACGACGCGACACGCGGGGAGCGCGTCGCCAGATTCACGCTCGGGCGAGAGGGGTTACCGGTAGTCGGAGTACCCGTAGTCGTCCAGCGGGACCGCGGCACCGGTGGCCTGGCCGAAGTCCGGGCTGTAGTACTGATCCTCGTAGCTCGGGATCGTGTACGCGGCGGCCCGGGCCTCCTCGGTCGGCTGCACCTGGATGTTGCGGTACCGGCTGATCCCGGTCCCGGCCGGGATCAGCTTGCCGATGATCACGTTCTCCTTCAGACCGTTGAGCTTGTCGCTGCGGCAGTTGATCGCCGCATCGGTCAGCACTCGCGTGGTCTCCTGGAACGACGCCGCCGACAACCACGAGTCGGTGGCCAGCGACGCCTTGGTGATACCCATCAGCACCGGGCGACCGGCGGCGGGCTCGCCGCCCTCGGCCACCACCCGACGGTTCTCGGCCTCGAACTCCGCGCGGTCGATCAGCGAACCGGGCAGGAACTCCGTCGAACCCGAGTCGATGATCGTCACCCGGCGCAGCATCTGCCGGACGATCACCTCGATGTGCTTGTCGTGGATCGACACACCTTGGGCCCGGTAGACCTCCTGGACCTCCTTGGTTAGGTGGATCTGCACCTCGCGCGGGCCCTGCACGCGCAGCACCTCGTGCGGGTCGGCGGAGCCTTCCATGAGCTGCTGGCCCACCTCGACGTGGTCGCCGTCGGCGAGCAGCCGCTCGGTGCCGTCCTCGTGCTTGAACACCCGCAGGCGTTGCCGCTTGGAGAGCTTGTCGTAGACCACTTCCTCGCCGCCGTCGTCGGGGACGATCGTGATCTTGTAGAACCGCTCGCCCTCCTCCAGGCGCACCCGGCCGGTGACGTCCGCGATCGGCGCCTTACCGCGCGGCACCCGGGCCTCGAACAGCTCCTGCACGCGGGGCAGACCACCGGTGATGTCCTCACCGACACCACCCTGGTGGAAGGTGCGCATGGTCAGCTGGGTGCCGGGCTCGCCGATCGACTGTGCGGCAACGATTCCCACCGCTTCGCCGATGTCGACCAGCTTGCCGGTCGCCATCGAGCGCCCGTAGCAGGTCGCGCACACGCCGGTGCCGGTGGCACAGGTCAGCACCGACCGCACCTTCACGTGAGTGATGCCCGCCGCCAGCAAGGCGTCGATCTCGGGGTCACCGAGGTCGTGCCCGCGGGCGACGACGACGTTGCCCTTCTCGTCCACCGCGTCGGTGCCCAAAGTGCGGGCGTATGCGGAGGTTTCGATGAACGGGTCGCGGATCAGGGTGCCGTCGGCTGCACGCTCGGCCAGCTCGACGGTGATGCCGCGCTCGGTGCCGCAGTCGGCTTCGCGGACGATGACATCCTGGCTCACGTCCACCAGACGACGGGTCAGATAACCCGAGTCGGCGGTACGCAACGCGGTGTCCGCCAAGCCCTTTCGGGCGCCGTGGGTGTTGATGAAGTACTCCAACACCGTCAGGCCCTCCCGGAACGACGACTTGATCGGCCGCGGGATGAACTCGCCCTTCGGGTTGGTCACCAGACCCTTCATGCCGGCCAGCGTCCGGGTCTGGGTGAAGTTACCGGTGGCACCCGAGTCGACGATCGTGATGATCGGGTTGTCGTCTGGGTAGTGCTCACGCAGCGCCTGCCCGACCTCGTCGGTGGCTTCCTTCCAGATCTCCACCAGCGCCTCGTTGCGCTCGTCGTGGTTCAAAGCACCACGCTGGAACTGCTTTTCGACCTTGTCGGCCCGCTCCTCGTAAGAGTCGAGGATCTCCTGCTTGCGCGGCGGCACCAACACGTCGGCCATCGACACCGTCACACCGGAACGCGTGGCCCAGTAGAAGCCGGCGTCCTTGAGCTTGTCGACCGTCTGCGCGACGACGATCATCGGGTAGCGCTCGGCCAGATCGTTGATGATCGCAGCCTGCACCTTCTTGTGCATCTGCTTGTTCACGAACGGGTAGCCCACCGGCAGCAGTTCGTTGAACATCACCCGGCCCAGCGTGGTCTCGGCCATCCAGGAATCCCCTGGCTGCCAACCATTCACGCCGAACAGCTCGGCCTCCACCTCGGCGGGCGGGCGCAGCTGCGAGAGCCGCACCTTGATCTTGGCGCGCACGGACAGCACGCCACGGTCCATCGCCATGATCGCCTCGGCCGGCGAGGCGTACACACCCGACTCGGGACGGTCCTTCGCGGCCGGGACGTATTCGCCCTTGTCGCCGGGAACTTCGGTGGTCAGGTAGTACAGCCCGGTCACCATGTCCAGCCGCGGCATGGCCAGCGGGCGGCCCGACGCCGGCGACAGGATGTTGTTGGAGGACAGCATCAGGATGCGGGCCTCGGCCTGCGCCTCGGCACTCAGCGGCAGGTGCACCGCCATCTGGTCGCCGTCGAAGTCGGCGTTGAACGCCTCACACACCAACGGGTGCAGCTGAATTGCCTTGCCCTCCACCAGCATCGGCTCGAAGGCCTGGATACCCAGCCGGTGCAGGGTGGGTGCGCGGTTCAGCAGCACCGGGTGCTCGGCGATGACCTCCTCGAGCACGTCCCACACCTGCGGACGCTGACGCTCCACCATCCGCTTGGCGCTCTTGATGTTCTGCGCGTGGTTGAGGTCGACGAGCCGCTTCATCACGAACGGCTTGAACAGCTCGAGCGCCATCAGCTTGGGCAGACCACACTGGTGCAGCTTGAGCTGCGGGCCCACCACGATGACCGAACGGCCGGAGTAGTCGACACGCTTACCGAGCAGGTTCTGGCGGAACCGGCCCTGCTTACCTTTCAGCAGATCCGAAAGCGACTTCAGCGGACGGTTACCCGGCCCGGTGACCGGGCGGCCGCGGCGGCCGTTGTCGAACAGCGCGTCGACCGACTCCTGCAGCATCCGCTTCTCGTTGTTGACGATGATCTCGGGCGCACCGAGGTCGATCAGCCTCTTGAGCCGGTTGTTGCGGTTGATCACCCGGCGGTACAGGTCGTTCAGGTCGGACGTGGCGAACCGGCCACCGTCGAGCTGCACCATCGGACGCAGCTCCGGCGGGATCACCGGGACGGCGTCGAGCACCATGCCCATCGGCGAGTTGCCGGACTGCTGGAACGCAGCCACCACCTTCAGACGCTTCAAAGCGCGAAGCTTCTTTTGCCCCTTGCCGTTTCGGATGACCTCGCGCAGCGCCTCGGCCTCGGCGTCGATGTCGAAGTTCTCGATGAGCTTCTGGATCGACTCCGCACCCATGGCGCCGGTGAAGTACTCGCCGTAGCGGTCGACGAGCTCGCGGTAGAGGTTCTCGTCGACGATCAGCTGCTTGGGGGCCAGCTTGGTGAAGGTGTTCCAGATGTCCTCCAGCCGGTCCAGCTCGCGCTGGGCCCGGTCGCGGATCTGGCGCATCTCCCGCTCGCCGCCGTCGCGAACCTTGCGCCGCGCATCGGCTTTCGCGCCTTCGGCCTCCAGCTCGGCCAGGTCGGCCTCGAGCTTCTGGGCGCGGGCCTCCAGGTCGGCGTCGCGCTGGTCCTCGACCGCCTTCTTCTCGACGACCATCTCGGCCTCGAGCGTGGACAGCTCGTTGTGCCGCATCTCCTCGTCGACAGACGTGATCACGTACGCCGCAAAGTAGATGATCTTCTCGAGGTCCTTGGGTGCCAGGTCCAGCAGGTAGCCCAGCCGCGACGGCACACCCTTGAAGTACCAGATGTGGGTCACCGGCGCGGCCAGCTCGATGTGGCCCATCCGCTCACGGCGCACCTTGGCGCGAGTCACCTCGACGCCGCAGCGCTCACAGATGATGCCCTTGAAGCGCACCCGCTTGTACTTGCCGCAGTAGCACTCCCAGTCGCGAGTCGGTCCGAAGATCTTCTCGCAGAACAGGCCGTCCTTCTCCGGCTTCAATGTGCGGTAGTTGATGGTCTCCGGCTTCTTGACCTCGCCGTAGGACCACTGCCTGATGTCGTCCGCGGTGGCCAGGCCGATGCGGAGTTCATCGAAGAAGTTGACGTCTAACACGTAACTCCCTTTCGGGTTGCAGAACTAGAAAACAAATTAGGCCAAGTCCTCAACGGACGCAGATTCGTTGCGGGACAAGTTGATTCCCAGATTCGCCGCAGCGCGCTCGAGATCCTCGTCGTCGCCGTCGCGCATCTCGATGGCCGCACCGTCGCTGGAGAGCACTTCGACGTTGAGGCACAGCGACTGCAGCTCCTTGAGCAGCACCTTGAACGACTCGGGGATGCCCGGCTCGGGAATGTTCTCGCCCTTGACGATCGCCTCGTACACCTTGACCCGGCCGACCGTGTCGTCGGACTTGATGGTCAACAGCTCCTGCAGCGTGTACGCCGCGCCGTAGGCCTGCATGGCCCAGCACTCCATCTCGCCGAACCGCTGGCCACCGAACTGCGCCTTACCGCCCAGCGGCTGCTGGGTGATCATCGAGTACGGCCCCGTCGAGCGGGCGTGGATCTTGTCGTCCACCAGGTGGTGCAGCTTCATGATGTACATGTAGCCGGTGGTCACCGGGTACGGGAACGGCTCACCCGAGCGCCCGTCGTACAGGATCGCCTTGCCGTCGCCGTCGACCAGCACATCGCCGTCGCGGTTGGGCAGCGTCGAGGACAGCAGGCCCTGCAGCTCCTCTTCGCGGGCACCGTCGAACACCGGCGTCGAGACGATCTTGTTCGGCTCGGCCTCCAGCAGCTCCTCCGGCAGCTTGGACGCCCAGTCGGGCTTCCCGTCGACCTTCCAGCCACTGTGCGCACACCACCCCAGGTGGGTCTCCAGGATCTGCCCGATATTCATCCGTCGCGGCACACCGTGGGTGTTCAGGATGATGTCCACCGGCGTGCCATCCGGGAGGAACGGCATGTCCTCGACGGGCAAAATCTTGCCGATCACACCCTTGTTGCCGTGCCGGCCGGCCAGCTTGTCGCCGTCGGAGATCTTGCGCTTCTGGGCCACGTAGACGCGGACCAGCTCGTTGACACCGGCGGGCAGCTCGTCGTCGTCCTCGCGGGAGAACACCCGAATGCCGATCACCTTGCCGGACTCGCCGTGCGGCACCTTCAGGGAGGTGTCGCGGACCTCGCGGGCCTTCTCGCCGAAGATCGCCCGCAGCAGCCGCTCCTCCGGGGTCAGCTCGGTCTCACCCTTCGGGGTGACCTTGCCGACCAGGATGTCGCCGTCGCGGACCTCGGCGCCGATGCGCACGATGCCGCGCTCGTCGAGGTCGGCCAGCACCTCGTCGGAGACGTTCGGGATGTCCCGGGTGATCTCCTCGGCGCCCAGCTTGGTGTCACGGGCGTCGATCTCGTGCTCCTCGATGTGAATCGAGGTCAGCACGTCCTCCTCCACCAGGCGGTTGGACAGGATGATGGCGTCCTCGTAGTTGTGGCCCTCCCACGGCATGATCGCCACGAGCAGGTTCTTGCCCAGCGCCATCTCGCCGTTGTCGGTGCACGGTCCGTCGGCGATCACCTGGCCGGCCTCGACACGCTGGCCGGCGTCCACGATCGGACGCTGGTTGGCGCAGGTGCCGTGGTTGGACCGGGCGAACTTGCGTAACCGGTAGCTCTGCCGGGTGCCGTCGTCGGCCATCACGGTGATGTAGTCCGCCGACACCTCCTCGACCACGCCGCTCTTGTCGGCGACGACGACGTCACCGGCGTCGATCGCGGCGCGCAGCTCCATGCCGGTACCGACCAGCGGACGCTCGCTGCGCACCAGCGGAACCGCCTGGCGCTGCATGTTGGCACCCATCAGGGCCCGGTTGGCGTCGTCGTGCTCGAGGAACGGGATCATCGCGGTGGCCACCGACACCATCTGGCGCGGCGAGACGTCCATGAACTCGACCTCGGACGACGACACGTACTCGACCTCGCCGCCCTTCCGGCGGACCAGGACGCGGTCCTCGGTGAACCGGCCCTCGTCGTCGATCGGCGAGTTGGCCTGCGCGACGACGTGGCGGTCCTCCTCGTCGGCGGTCAGGTACACCACCTCGTCGGTCACCCGGCCGTCGACCACCTTGCGGTACGGGGTCTCGATGAAGCCGAACGGGTTGACCCGGGCGTACACCGCCAGCGACCCGATCAGACCGATGTTCGGACCTTCCGGGGTCTCGATCGGGCACATCCGGCCGTAGTGGCTCGGGTGCACGTCGCGGACCTCCAGCCCGGCCCGCTCCCGCGACAGACCACCCGGGCCCAGCGCGTTCAGGCGACGCTTGTGGGTCAACCCGGACAGCGGGTTGTTCTGGTCCATGAACTGCGAGAGCTGGCTGGTGCCGAAGAACTCCTTGATCGCCGCCACGACCGGGCGGATGTTGATCAGGGTCTGCGGCGTGATCGCCTCGACGTCCTGGGTGGTCATCCGCTCGCGGACCACCCGCTCCATCCTCGACATGCCGACCCGGATCTGGTTCTGGATCAGCTCGCCGACCGTGCGGATGCGCCGGTTGCCGAAGTGGTCGATGTCGTCGGTTTCCACCGGCACCTCGACACCGCCCGGGACGGTCATCGTGGCGTGGCCCTCGTGCAGGCGCACGAGGTACTCGATGGTGGCGACGACGTCCTCTTCGGTGAGCGTCGTGGTGGTGATCGGGCTCTCGGTGTTCAGGCCGAGCTTCTTGTTGACCTTGTAGCGGCCCACCCGGGCCAGGTC includes these proteins:
- the rpoB gene encoding DNA-directed RNA polymerase subunit beta; translated protein: MAVSRQSKTNRQTSSNSSVPGAPNRISFAKLREPLEVPGLLDVQTDSFEWLIGTPEWREKAAARGDVAPKGGLEEVLDELSPIEDFSGSMSLSFSDPRFDEVKAPVDECKDKDMTYAAPLFVTAEFINNNTGEIKSQTVFMGDFPMMTEKGTFIINGTERVVVSQLVRSPGVYFDETIDKSTEKTLHSVKVIPSRGAWLEFDVDKRDTVGVRIDRKRRQPVTVLLKALGWTNEQITERFGFSEIMMSTLEKDNTVGTDEALLDIYRKLRPGEPPTKESAQTLLENLFFKEKRYDLARVGRYKVNKKLGLNTESPITTTTLTEEDVVATIEYLVRLHEGHATMTVPGGVEVPVETDDIDHFGNRRIRTVGELIQNQIRVGMSRMERVVRERMTTQDVEAITPQTLINIRPVVAAIKEFFGTSQLSQFMDQNNPLSGLTHKRRLNALGPGGLSRERAGLEVRDVHPSHYGRMCPIETPEGPNIGLIGSLAVYARVNPFGFIETPYRKVVDGRVTDEVVYLTADEEDRHVVAQANSPIDDEGRFTEDRVLVRRKGGEVEYVSSSEVEFMDVSPRQMVSVATAMIPFLEHDDANRALMGANMQRQAVPLVRSERPLVGTGMELRAAIDAGDVVVADKSGVVEEVSADYITVMADDGTRQSYRLRKFARSNHGTCANQRPIVDAGQRVEAGQVIADGPCTDNGEMALGKNLLVAIMPWEGHNYEDAIILSNRLVEEDVLTSIHIEEHEIDARDTKLGAEEITRDIPNVSDEVLADLDERGIVRIGAEVRDGDILVGKVTPKGETELTPEERLLRAIFGEKAREVRDTSLKVPHGESGKVIGIRVFSREDDDELPAGVNELVRVYVAQKRKISDGDKLAGRHGNKGVIGKILPVEDMPFLPDGTPVDIILNTHGVPRRMNIGQILETHLGWCAHSGWKVDGKPDWASKLPEELLEAEPNKIVSTPVFDGAREEELQGLLSSTLPNRDGDVLVDGDGKAILYDGRSGEPFPYPVTTGYMYIMKLHHLVDDKIHARSTGPYSMITQQPLGGKAQFGGQRFGEMECWAMQAYGAAYTLQELLTIKSDDTVGRVKVYEAIVKGENIPEPGIPESFKVLLKELQSLCLNVEVLSSDGAAIEMRDGDDEDLERAAANLGINLSRNESASVEDLA